One Phyllostomus discolor isolate MPI-MPIP mPhyDis1 chromosome 10, mPhyDis1.pri.v3, whole genome shotgun sequence genomic window carries:
- the LOC114507956 gene encoding olfactory receptor 2A2-like encodes MGGNRSWVTEFVLLGFQLSAQTELLLFWVFSLLYIFSLLANGMIFALICLDQRLHTPMYFFLSHLAIIDMSYASNNVPKMLANLVTQNRAISFVPCIIQTYLYLAFAHIECLILVAMSYDRYVAICHPLQYTVIMSWSVCLVLAATSWSCGFVQALLHVVLLVRLPFCGLQEVNHFFCEILSVLKLACADTWLNKVVIFAAAVFVLVGPLCLVLVSYTHILWAILRIQSGEGRRKAFSTCSSHLCVVGLFFGIAMVVYMVPKSSQQEEMEKILPLFHCLFNPMLNPLIYSLRNTQVKDALCRALQVRAR; translated from the coding sequence ATGGGGGGAAACCGGTCATGGGTCACAGAGTTTGTGCTGCTGGGATTCCAGCTCAGCGCTCAGACGGAACTGCTCCTCTTCTGGGTCTTCTCCCTGCTCTACATCTTCAGTCTGCTGGCAAACGGCATGATCTTTGCGCTCATCTGCCTGGACCAGAGATtacacacccccatgtacttcttcctctcccacctggccATCATTGACATGTCCTATGCTTCCAACAATGTCCCCAAGATGCTGGCAAACTTAGTGACTCAGAATAGAGCCATCTCCTTTGTCCCATGCATCATCCAGACTTATTTGTATCTGGCATTTGCTCACATAGAGTGCCTGATTTTGGTGGCAATGTCCTATGATCGGTACGTGGCCATCTGCCACCCCCTCCAGTACACGGTCATCATGAGCTGGAGTGTGTGCTTGGTCCTGGCTGCCACTTCTTGGTCCTGTGGATTTGTCCAGGCTCTGCTACATGTGGTTCTCCTTGTAAGGCTGCCGTTCTGTGGGCTCCAGGAAGTAAACCACTTCTTCTGTGAAATCCTCTCTGTCCTCAAGCTGGCCTGTGCTGACACCTGGCTCAACAAAGTGGTCATCTTTGCTGCTGCTGTCTTTGTCTTAGTCGGGCCCCTGTGCTTGGTGCTGGTCTCCTACACACACATCCTCTGGGCCATCCTGAGGATCCAGTCTGGGGAGGGCCGCAggaaggccttctccacctgctcctcccacctctgcgTGGTCGGGCTCTTCTTTGGCATAGCCATGGTGGTTTACATGGTCCCAAAGTCCAGTCAACAAGAGGAGATGGAGAAAATACTGcccttgtttcactgtctctTTAACCCGATGCTGAACCCCctcatctacagcctgaggaacaccCAGGTGAAGGACGCCTTGTGTAGGGCGCTGCAGGTGAGGGCCAGGTGA